In Marinicauda algicola, one DNA window encodes the following:
- a CDS encoding lipid A deacylase LpxR family protein, with amino-acid sequence MTRTIAALVAALVLAGAAHAQDAAPGPREGSVVSFVWENDWFAGSDRNYTNGLRAEYVSAANHVNPWLRRVAGLHPFIELEGTELRQGLALSHTIFTPDDITDPDPAPDAHPYAGYLGLAGFATARTGNVERTAMIEIGLVGPSAGGEFVQENWHRLLEGDDPKGWDTQLSDELVFALSGQRLHRFAGPEFLGLETDAVLHAGASLGTLRTDISAGASVRIGRDLRAEYAPPRLRPALAPSSLFTPGAPAGGYVFAGVGGYAVARDVFLDGNTWADSRSVDKHAFTGDLQAGLAVHFARHRFAFTWVRRSEQFAGQDIAHAFAAVSLSYAF; translated from the coding sequence ATGACACGAACGATCGCCGCCCTGGTCGCGGCCCTGGTCCTGGCTGGCGCGGCGCACGCGCAGGATGCCGCCCCGGGCCCGCGCGAGGGCAGCGTCGTCTCCTTCGTCTGGGAGAATGACTGGTTCGCCGGCAGCGACCGCAACTACACCAACGGGCTGCGCGCCGAGTACGTCTCGGCGGCCAATCACGTGAACCCCTGGCTGCGCCGTGTCGCCGGCCTGCATCCCTTCATCGAGCTCGAAGGGACCGAGCTGCGCCAGGGCCTCGCGCTTTCGCACACCATCTTCACGCCCGACGACATCACCGATCCCGACCCCGCACCCGATGCCCACCCCTATGCCGGCTATCTCGGCCTTGCCGGTTTCGCCACGGCGCGCACCGGCAACGTGGAACGCACCGCGATGATCGAGATCGGCCTCGTCGGGCCCAGTGCGGGCGGGGAGTTCGTGCAGGAGAACTGGCACCGCCTGCTCGAGGGCGATGATCCCAAGGGATGGGATACCCAGCTGAGCGACGAGCTCGTCTTCGCCCTGTCCGGCCAGCGCCTGCACCGTTTCGCCGGGCCCGAATTCCTCGGCCTCGAGACCGATGCGGTGCTGCACGCCGGGGCGAGCCTCGGCACGCTGCGCACCGACATCTCGGCCGGCGCGAGCGTGCGTATCGGGCGCGATCTTCGCGCCGAGTACGCGCCGCCGCGCCTGCGCCCCGCGCTCGCCCCGTCGAGCCTGTTCACGCCCGGCGCGCCGGCAGGCGGCTACGTCTTCGCCGGGGTGGGCGGCTACGCCGTGGCGCGCGATGTCTTCCTGGACGGCAACACCTGGGCCGACAGCCGCTCGGTGGACAAGCACGCCTTCACCGGCGACCTCCAGGCCGGTCTCGCCGTGCACTTCGCCCGCCATCGCTTCGCCTTCACCTGGGTGCGCCGCTCCGAGC
- a CDS encoding DUF2219 family protein — MRITARTLLVSALVFAGPCAAASAQSYESGPSDRTQALILGPLMDEMGPALPQPPAAAFNLDIAAPSYVEHAGVRANASRFARAGLSAELPAGAELRALAPLAAFQGRRAVLAQSGASRLSVALAGPGQEGSLFAGVTPDYVEAGGMRLAGFEGELPRSMAVRYETSFDSPGPGSGLDIGIAPRAGLSIGDFGPGYEAGATFRVGQYVQEELEGRPAWWFFAGADREAVLYNPGQRLDFREAFALGDYAMIGDAQAGIAMRLYGADISLAYVQRETNYAIPTHSWETKEDFAAFSLSWRR; from the coding sequence GTGCGTATTACGGCTCGTACATTGCTGGTTTCGGCGCTGGTCTTCGCAGGCCCTTGCGCGGCGGCATCGGCCCAGTCGTATGAGTCCGGGCCCAGCGACCGGACCCAGGCCCTCATCCTGGGCCCGCTGATGGACGAGATGGGACCGGCCCTGCCTCAGCCGCCCGCGGCCGCCTTCAATCTCGACATCGCTGCGCCGAGCTATGTCGAACACGCCGGCGTGCGTGCGAACGCCTCGCGCTTCGCCCGCGCCGGGCTGTCTGCCGAACTTCCCGCCGGCGCGGAGCTGCGCGCACTCGCCCCGCTCGCGGCCTTCCAGGGACGCCGTGCGGTGCTCGCCCAGTCCGGTGCAAGCCGGCTGTCGGTCGCGCTGGCCGGCCCCGGACAGGAGGGGTCGCTCTTCGCCGGCGTCACGCCCGATTATGTCGAGGCGGGCGGAATGCGCCTGGCCGGCTTCGAGGGCGAGCTGCCCCGCAGCATGGCGGTGCGCTACGAGACGAGCTTCGACAGTCCCGGTCCGGGTAGCGGGCTGGATATCGGTATCGCGCCGCGCGCCGGCCTGTCGATCGGCGATTTCGGCCCGGGCTACGAGGCGGGCGCGACCTTCCGCGTCGGCCAGTACGTGCAGGAGGAGCTGGAGGGCCGTCCGGCCTGGTGGTTCTTCGCCGGCGCCGACCGCGAGGCCGTGCTCTACAATCCCGGTCAGCGCTTGGATTTCCGCGAGGCCTTCGCGCTGGGCGATTATGCCATGATCGGCGACGCCCAGGCCGGCATCGCGATGCGCCTGTACGGCGCGGACATCTCGCTGGCCTATGTCCAGCGCGAGACGAACTACGCCATCCCCACCCATTCCTGGGAAACCAAGGAAGATTTCGCCGCGTTCTCTCTCAGCTGGCGCCGCTGA
- a CDS encoding ribonucleoside-diphosphate reductase subunit alpha, whose translation MTPFDSASTAAIQTAREARRGKPKAVELKLVESIRIDRSRDDLLTDFGKKTLVDRYLLPGESYQDMFARVSTAYADDAEHAQRLYDYMSRLWFMPATPVLSNGGAERGLPISCFLNSVDDSLDDIVATWTENVWLASNGGGIGTYWGHIRSIGEKVGQNGQTSGIIPFIRVMDSLTLAISQGSLRRGSAAVYLDVHHPEIEEFLEIRKPSGDFNRKSLNLHHGINITDEFMEAVRDDDDFALKSPKTGDVIKTISARKLWQKILELRLQTGEPYIIYSDTVNRELPAHQRKLGLKVRQSNLCSEIMLPTGVDHLGKDRTAVCCLSSVNAEKYLEWKDDPRFIEDLFRFLDNVLQDFIDRAPAEMDRAVYSAMRERSVGLGLMGFHSFLQSLSVPFESAMAASWNRKIFKHLRQEADRASVRLAEERGACLDAAESGIKARFSHKLAIAPTASISIICGGTSAGIEPIPANVYTHKTLSGSFTVKNPFLERLLEEKGHNTPSVWASILEHEGSVQHLDILSDHEKDIFKTAFELDQRWVIEHAADRTPYVCQSQSLNIFLPGDVNKWDLHMLHWTAWEKGIKSLYYCRSKSVQRAAYAGAAEKTGMDKAMADAAPTNYDECLACQ comes from the coding sequence ATGACGCCGTTCGACAGCGCCAGCACCGCCGCCATCCAGACCGCCCGCGAGGCGCGCCGCGGCAAGCCCAAAGCCGTCGAGCTCAAGCTCGTGGAATCGATCCGGATCGATCGCTCGCGCGACGATCTGCTCACCGACTTCGGCAAGAAGACGCTGGTCGACCGCTATCTCTTACCCGGCGAATCCTATCAGGACATGTTCGCGCGCGTCTCGACCGCCTATGCCGACGACGCCGAGCACGCCCAGCGCCTCTACGACTACATGTCGCGCCTCTGGTTCATGCCGGCCACGCCCGTCCTGTCCAATGGCGGGGCCGAGCGCGGCCTGCCGATCTCCTGCTTCCTCAATTCGGTCGACGATTCGCTCGACGACATCGTCGCGACCTGGACGGAGAATGTCTGGCTCGCCTCCAACGGCGGCGGGATCGGCACCTATTGGGGCCATATCCGCTCGATCGGGGAGAAGGTCGGGCAGAACGGCCAGACGAGCGGGATCATCCCCTTCATCCGCGTGATGGATTCGCTCACGCTCGCGATCAGCCAGGGCTCGCTGCGGCGCGGCTCGGCGGCGGTCTATCTCGACGTCCACCACCCGGAGATCGAGGAGTTCCTCGAGATCCGCAAGCCGTCGGGCGACTTCAATCGCAAGAGCCTGAACCTGCACCACGGCATCAACATCACCGACGAATTCATGGAGGCGGTGCGCGATGACGACGACTTCGCGCTGAAGAGCCCCAAGACCGGGGACGTCATCAAGACGATCTCGGCGCGCAAGCTGTGGCAGAAGATTCTCGAGCTGCGCCTGCAGACCGGCGAGCCCTACATCATCTACTCCGACACGGTGAACCGGGAGCTGCCCGCCCACCAGAGGAAGCTCGGCCTGAAGGTGCGCCAGTCCAATCTGTGCTCGGAGATCATGCTGCCGACCGGGGTCGACCATCTGGGCAAGGACCGCACGGCAGTGTGCTGCCTGTCCTCGGTCAACGCGGAAAAATATCTCGAGTGGAAGGACGACCCGCGCTTCATCGAGGACCTGTTCCGCTTCCTGGACAACGTGCTGCAGGACTTCATCGACCGCGCCCCGGCGGAGATGGACCGCGCCGTCTATTCGGCGATGCGCGAGCGCTCGGTCGGCCTCGGGCTGATGGGCTTCCACTCCTTCCTGCAGAGCCTGTCGGTGCCCTTCGAGAGCGCCATGGCCGCGTCCTGGAACCGGAAGATCTTCAAGCATCTGCGCCAGGAGGCCGACCGGGCCTCGGTCCGCCTCGCCGAGGAGCGCGGGGCCTGCCTCGACGCGGCGGAGAGCGGCATCAAGGCACGCTTCTCCCACAAGCTCGCGATCGCGCCGACCGCCTCGATCTCGATCATCTGCGGCGGCACGAGCGCAGGCATCGAGCCGATCCCGGCCAATGTCTACACCCACAAGACCCTGTCGGGCTCCTTCACCGTGAAGAACCCGTTCCTGGAACGACTGCTCGAGGAGAAGGGGCACAACACGCCTTCGGTGTGGGCCTCGATCCTCGAGCACGAGGGCTCGGTCCAGCATCTCGACATCCTGAGCGATCACGAGAAGGACATCTTCAAGACCGCCTTCGAACTCGACCAGCGTTGGGTGATCGAGCACGCCGCCGACCGCACGCCCTATGTCTGCCAGTCCCAGTCGCTCAACATCTTCCTGCCGGGCGACGTCAACAAGTGGGACCTCCACATGCTGCACTGGACGGCGTGGGAGAAGGGCATCAAGTCGCTGTACTACTGCCGCTCGAAGTCGGTCCAGCGGGCCGCCTATGCCGGCGCGGCGGAGAAGACGGGCATGGACAAGGCCATGGCCGATGCCGCCCCGACCAATTACGACGAGTGCCTCGCCTGCCAGTAG